From the Sphingomonas phyllosphaerae 5.2 genome, one window contains:
- a CDS encoding putative bifunctional diguanylate cyclase/phosphodiesterase — MATRATWLTRQLATRPKSSALSARDGALELVPIPLALLAARDGIVQREVHNRAFARAGLLDEPDIASMVAAFLASSGQSEERDWQTGGTVERRHYRVNLSRLPHRSDQACIVSFVDQTAEVRTEETLRREMATDSLTGLPNRSGFTDALETSIAQGTAHWAVLMIDLERFSRFNACLGSLTGDELLITVARRIKGALRGSDTLARTGGDEFGILLTIDAGREEADQVARRIREALATPFRLSEYELRVSCAIGIAFGDAGVGDAEDVIRHAQVAMKKSKSTKAAEAYQTRALDSAREEFAMETALRRAIESEQLHLVYQPIRDLATGRVSGFEALARWTDDQGVRHEPGRFIPVAEESGLIVPLGRWALDSALRRLAEWDARAGGCCGVSVAVNLSPIQLQRDSIPALVERALCDTGLAGERLKLEITESALIADPDRIARVLTGLKGLGVAIAMDDFGTGFSNLASLQKLPIDLLKIDRSFVTGLLTDRDKVAIVRAILGLAQALGMATVAEGIEAHEVGRTLAAMGCTFGQGYAYARPLEPEDAYEFLRASNA; from the coding sequence ATGGCAACGCGCGCGACATGGCTGACGAGGCAATTGGCGACCCGGCCCAAGTCGTCGGCATTGTCTGCGCGCGACGGGGCATTGGAGCTGGTGCCGATCCCGCTGGCGCTGTTGGCGGCGCGCGACGGAATCGTGCAACGCGAGGTGCACAATCGCGCGTTCGCCCGCGCCGGATTGCTCGACGAACCGGACATCGCGTCGATGGTCGCGGCATTCCTGGCGTCGTCCGGGCAGAGCGAGGAGCGCGACTGGCAGACCGGCGGCACCGTCGAGCGGCGGCATTACCGGGTCAACCTGTCGCGATTGCCGCACCGCAGCGATCAAGCGTGCATCGTCTCCTTCGTCGACCAGACCGCCGAGGTGCGCACCGAAGAGACGCTGCGTCGCGAGATGGCGACCGACAGCCTGACCGGGCTGCCGAACCGTAGCGGCTTCACCGATGCACTGGAGACGAGCATCGCGCAGGGGACCGCACATTGGGCGGTGCTGATGATCGACCTCGAACGGTTCAGCCGTTTCAACGCCTGCCTGGGGTCGCTGACCGGGGACGAACTGCTCATCACGGTGGCGCGCCGCATCAAGGGTGCGCTGCGCGGCTCCGATACGCTGGCGCGAACCGGCGGCGACGAATTCGGGATATTGCTGACGATCGATGCCGGACGCGAGGAGGCGGATCAGGTCGCGCGGCGGATCCGGGAAGCGCTGGCGACGCCGTTTCGACTCAGCGAATATGAGTTGCGGGTGTCGTGCGCGATCGGGATCGCGTTCGGCGATGCCGGGGTAGGCGATGCCGAGGACGTGATCCGCCACGCGCAAGTGGCGATGAAGAAGTCGAAATCGACCAAGGCCGCCGAAGCGTACCAGACCCGCGCACTCGATTCGGCGCGCGAGGAATTCGCGATGGAGACCGCGTTGCGCCGCGCGATCGAGAGCGAGCAGCTGCATCTCGTCTACCAACCGATCCGCGACCTGGCGACCGGCCGGGTCAGTGGGTTCGAGGCGCTGGCGCGCTGGACCGACGATCAGGGCGTGCGCCACGAGCCGGGGCGGTTCATTCCGGTCGCGGAGGAATCCGGGCTTATCGTACCGCTGGGACGCTGGGCGCTCGACAGCGCGCTGCGACGGCTGGCGGAGTGGGATGCGCGCGCCGGCGGGTGCTGCGGCGTTTCGGTGGCCGTCAACCTGTCGCCGATCCAGTTGCAGCGCGATTCGATCCCGGCGCTCGTGGAGCGCGCGCTCTGCGATACCGGGCTGGCGGGCGAGCGGCTGAAGCTGGAGATCACCGAGAGCGCGCTGATCGCCGACCCGGACCGGATCGCGCGCGTGCTGACCGGGTTGAAGGGGCTGGGCGTCGCGATCGCGATGGACGATTTCGGGACCGGCTTCTCGAACCTGGCCTCGCTTCAGAAGCTGCCGATCGACTTGCTGAAGATCGACCGCAGCTTCGTCACCGGGCTGCTGACCGATCGCGACAAGGTGGCGATCGTCCGCGCGATCCTGGGCCTGGCGCAGGCGCTGGGCATGGCCACGGTCGCGGAAGGGATCGAGGCGCACGAGGTCGGGCGCACGCTTGCGGCGATGGGGTGCACGTTCGGGCAGGGTTATGCCTATGCCCGCCCGCTCGAACCCGAGGACGCCTACGAGTTCCTGCGCGCCAGCAACGCCTGA
- the parC gene encoding DNA topoisomerase IV subunit A — translation MASDLSDNPPIGILDAPFDSALSERYLVYALSTITARSLPDVRDGLKPVHRRLLWAMRLLRLDPASGYKKCARVVGDVIGKYHPHGDQSVYDAMVRLAQDFALRYPLVDGQGNFGNIDGDNAAAYRYTEARLTQVAIDLMDGLDEDATEFRATYNGEEQEPELFPGAFPNLLANGAAGIAVGMATSVPPHNAAELMEAAILLVDRPDADDAAILEHVKGPDFPTGGLLVDPPAIIAEAYATGRGAFRVRARWAIEREKGGAWTIVVSEIPYGVQKGKLIEQIAGLINDRKFPILADVRDESDSEIRMVLEPRSRTVDPQVLMDGLFRLSDLEVRVPLNLNVLDKDRTPRVMSLRAALAAWVEHQFVVLRRRTEHRLRKIADRLELVGGYIVAFLNLDRVIEIIRTEDEPKAVMIAEFELTDRQAEAILNMRLRSLRRLEEMELRREREALEKEQATLTALVGSEAKQRTRLKADFRKVRDRYGPETVLGARRTTIEEQAAARDIPLEAMIEREPITVILSARGWIRAMKGHGDLSAPETLKFKEGDGPAFAFHAQTTDKLLLAAGNGRFFTLAADKLPGGRGFGEPVRASIDLDGSVPIVALLSAARAARLLVAASDGRGFMVPVGDVIAETRKGKTVVTPRPGAALTVVRPVGGSDDFVAVIGDNRKLALFPISELPEMTRGQGVQLQRYRDGGLADARTLVFAEGLSWAMGGGSGRTRTETDLSQWRTARGAAGRMPPTGFPRDNRF, via the coding sequence ATGGCCAGCGACCTTTCCGACAACCCCCCGATCGGCATATTGGACGCTCCGTTCGACAGTGCGTTGAGCGAGCGGTATCTCGTCTATGCCCTGTCGACGATCACCGCGCGGTCGCTGCCCGACGTGCGCGACGGGTTGAAGCCCGTGCATCGACGGCTGTTGTGGGCGATGCGGCTGCTGCGACTCGATCCGGCGTCCGGCTACAAGAAGTGCGCGCGGGTCGTCGGCGACGTGATCGGTAAATACCATCCGCACGGCGATCAGTCGGTCTATGACGCGATGGTGCGCCTCGCGCAGGATTTCGCGCTGCGTTACCCGCTGGTCGACGGGCAGGGCAATTTCGGCAACATCGACGGCGATAACGCCGCCGCCTACCGCTATACCGAGGCACGGCTGACGCAGGTCGCGATCGACCTGATGGACGGGCTGGACGAGGACGCGACCGAGTTCCGCGCGACCTATAACGGGGAGGAGCAGGAGCCAGAGCTGTTCCCGGGCGCGTTCCCCAATTTGCTGGCGAACGGCGCGGCCGGCATCGCGGTCGGCATGGCGACGAGCGTGCCGCCGCACAATGCCGCCGAGCTGATGGAGGCCGCGATCCTGTTGGTCGACCGGCCGGATGCCGACGATGCCGCGATCCTCGAACATGTGAAGGGGCCGGATTTCCCGACCGGCGGGCTGCTGGTCGATCCGCCCGCGATCATCGCCGAGGCCTATGCCACCGGGCGTGGCGCGTTCCGGGTCCGCGCGCGCTGGGCGATCGAGCGCGAGAAGGGCGGGGCGTGGACGATCGTGGTCAGCGAGATCCCGTACGGCGTCCAGAAGGGCAAGCTGATCGAGCAGATCGCCGGCCTGATCAACGACCGCAAGTTCCCGATCCTCGCCGATGTGCGTGACGAGAGCGATTCGGAAATCCGCATGGTGCTGGAGCCGCGCAGCCGCACGGTCGATCCGCAGGTATTGATGGACGGGTTGTTCCGGCTCTCCGACCTGGAAGTGCGCGTCCCGCTCAACCTGAACGTCCTCGACAAGGACCGTACGCCACGGGTCATGAGCCTGCGCGCGGCGCTGGCGGCATGGGTCGAGCATCAGTTCGTCGTGCTGCGGCGCCGGACCGAGCACCGGCTGCGCAAGATCGCCGACCGGCTGGAGCTGGTCGGCGGCTATATCGTCGCCTTCCTCAACCTCGACCGCGTCATCGAGATCATCCGCACCGAGGACGAGCCGAAGGCGGTGATGATCGCCGAGTTCGAACTGACCGACCGGCAGGCCGAGGCGATCCTCAACATGCGGCTGCGCTCGTTGCGCAGGCTGGAGGAAATGGAACTGCGGCGCGAGCGGGAGGCGCTGGAGAAGGAGCAGGCGACGCTGACGGCGCTGGTCGGCTCCGAGGCGAAGCAGCGCACGCGACTGAAGGCCGATTTCCGCAAGGTCCGCGACCGTTATGGCCCCGAGACGGTGCTGGGCGCGCGGCGGACGACGATCGAGGAACAGGCGGCGGCGCGTGACATCCCGCTGGAGGCGATGATCGAGCGCGAGCCGATCACCGTGATCCTCTCGGCACGTGGCTGGATCCGGGCGATGAAGGGGCATGGCGACCTGTCCGCGCCGGAGACGCTGAAATTCAAGGAAGGCGACGGTCCGGCCTTCGCCTTTCACGCGCAGACGACCGACAAATTGCTGCTGGCGGCGGGTAACGGGCGCTTCTTCACGCTGGCGGCGGACAAATTGCCGGGCGGGCGCGGCTTCGGCGAGCCGGTGCGCGCCTCGATCGATCTCGACGGGAGCGTGCCGATCGTCGCCCTGCTGAGCGCGGCGCGCGCTGCGCGGCTGCTGGTCGCCGCCAGCGACGGGCGGGGCTTCATGGTGCCGGTCGGCGACGTGATCGCCGAGACGCGCAAGGGGAAGACGGTCGTCACCCCGCGCCCCGGCGCGGCGCTGACCGTGGTTCGACCGGTCGGCGGGAGCGACGATTTCGTCGCGGTGATCGGCGACAATCGCAAGCTGGCGCTGTTCCCGATCTCCGAGCTGCCGGAAATGACGCGTGGGCAAGGCGTGCAATTGCAACGCTATCGCGACGGCGGGCTGGCCGATGCGCGGACCCTGGTATTCGCGGAGGGACTCAGCTGGGCGATGGGCGGCGGCAGCGGGCGGACGCGGACCGAAACCGACCTGTCGCAATGGCGCACCGCGCGGGGCGCGGCCGGGCGGATGCCGCCCACCGGCTTCCCGCGCGACAATCGTTTCTGA
- a CDS encoding OpgC family protein produces MPRYGLIDGLRGFFLVFMLINHLIFQGDYWMQQVNHNKLAFVEDAQGFVFLSGLMIGLVYGRKMLRSGYHEGRRQVWRRAFQLYRWAIGIVVAVLIARALLPGAPQAWGNWLGHTSLTGDPLRLAAIAAFLFQPTVMDILPQYVLYMLVAPPILRWCLDGRVVPVATASALLWIAGQLSMQRIVTDPVGQWVTAADGQGLRASFNLLGWQAVFFSGMIAGALTASGRVEWHRLFRADAATPAKVALAFCVFFAPLRLFSAYGRLPQWLIDKIDLLGIRGDFGPIYLVNFVAATVGLTWLLIAGADHHRAAVRRVAAATRGLFSLRFLRLLGRHSLHVYVWHVAIVYAAFYVDQRHGPFSQWLKTLTALAGVALLALPALWRERRA; encoded by the coding sequence ATGCCACGTTACGGACTGATCGACGGCCTGCGCGGCTTCTTCCTTGTCTTCATGCTCATCAATCACCTGATCTTCCAGGGCGATTACTGGATGCAACAGGTCAACCACAACAAGCTGGCGTTCGTGGAGGATGCGCAGGGATTCGTCTTCCTTTCCGGGTTGATGATCGGGTTGGTCTACGGCCGCAAGATGCTCAGATCGGGTTATCACGAGGGGCGGCGGCAGGTGTGGCGGCGCGCGTTCCAGCTGTATCGCTGGGCGATCGGCATCGTCGTCGCGGTGCTGATCGCGCGCGCGCTGCTGCCGGGTGCGCCGCAGGCGTGGGGCAATTGGCTGGGGCATACCAGCCTCACCGGTGATCCGCTGCGACTGGCGGCGATTGCGGCGTTCCTTTTCCAGCCGACCGTCATGGACATCCTGCCGCAATACGTCCTCTACATGCTGGTCGCGCCGCCGATCCTGCGCTGGTGCCTCGACGGGCGCGTGGTGCCGGTCGCCACCGCATCGGCCCTGCTGTGGATCGCCGGCCAATTGTCGATGCAGCGCATCGTCACCGATCCGGTGGGGCAGTGGGTGACCGCCGCGGACGGTCAGGGCCTGCGCGCCAGCTTCAACCTGCTCGGCTGGCAGGCGGTGTTCTTCTCGGGGATGATCGCCGGCGCGCTGACCGCCTCCGGACGCGTCGAATGGCACCGCCTGTTCCGCGCCGATGCCGCGACGCCGGCCAAGGTGGCGCTGGCCTTCTGCGTGTTCTTCGCGCCGCTGCGGCTGTTCAGCGCTTATGGCCGATTGCCGCAATGGCTGATCGACAAGATCGACCTGCTCGGGATCCGCGGCGATTTCGGACCGATCTACCTCGTCAACTTCGTCGCGGCGACGGTGGGGCTGACGTGGCTGCTGATCGCCGGCGCGGATCATCACCGTGCGGCGGTCCGGCGCGTGGCGGCGGCGACGCGCGGGCTGTTCTCGCTGCGCTTCCTGCGCCTGCTCGGGCGCCACTCGCTTCACGTCTATGTCTGGCATGTCGCGATCGTCTATGCGGCCTTCTATGTCGACCAACGTCACGGACCCTTTTCGCAATGGCTGAAGACGCTGACCGCATTGGCCGGCGTCGCCTTGCTGGCGCTGCCGGCGTTGTGGCGCGAGCGCCGCGCCTGA
- a CDS encoding alpha/beta hydrolase — protein MPHSLLTWDDLASRARAVPDATIAYGADAMQKVDVWLPKGKAPHRTVLMVHGGCWQTTIADRRLMDWVADDLRRAGYAVWNIDYRGVDRAGGGYPGTFADAAAAADALRTHAARFGLDTSRVVAVGHSAGGHLALWLAGRPRLPATSPLATRDPLRIAHVISLGGLPDLEATAASPDNGCGTGVVAKLVGTGRPDPYDDTSVPRLLPLGVPQELVNGRADRIIPFRMATDYVARAHAAGDHATLHEVRDTGHVELVTPDTAAWAETKRLIAAAFARRK, from the coding sequence ATGCCGCATTCGCTGCTCACCTGGGACGATCTCGCCAGCCGCGCGCGCGCGGTGCCCGACGCCACGATCGCTTACGGCGCCGATGCGATGCAGAAGGTCGACGTGTGGCTGCCGAAGGGCAAGGCGCCGCATCGCACCGTGCTGATGGTGCACGGCGGCTGCTGGCAGACCACGATCGCCGACCGGCGGTTGATGGACTGGGTGGCCGACGACCTGCGCCGCGCCGGCTATGCGGTGTGGAACATCGACTATCGCGGCGTCGATCGCGCCGGCGGCGGCTATCCCGGCACCTTCGCAGACGCCGCCGCGGCCGCCGACGCGCTGCGCACCCATGCCGCACGCTTCGGGCTCGATACGTCGCGTGTCGTCGCGGTCGGCCATTCGGCGGGCGGGCACCTCGCGCTGTGGCTCGCCGGACGACCGCGCCTTCCCGCCACCAGCCCGCTGGCCACGCGCGATCCGCTGCGCATCGCGCACGTCATCAGCCTCGGCGGCCTCCCCGATCTCGAAGCGACCGCCGCCAGCCCGGACAATGGTTGCGGCACCGGGGTCGTGGCGAAACTCGTCGGCACCGGCCGGCCCGACCCCTATGACGACACTTCGGTTCCGCGCCTGCTCCCGCTCGGCGTCCCGCAGGAGCTCGTCAACGGCCGGGCCGATCGCATCATCCCCTTCCGGATGGCCACCGACTATGTCGCCCGCGCCCATGCCGCGGGTGACCACGCGACGCTGCACGAAGTTCGCGACACCGGCCACGTCGAGCTGGTCACGCCGGACACCGCAGCGTGGGCGGAGACGAAGCGGCTGATCGCAGCCGCCTTCGCGAGGAGGAAATGA
- a CDS encoding DUF4349 domain-containing protein, which translates to MRHLLFVLALLLAACSSQPDGGKLASFDTQEAAAKDGDAPQIAYSYALAYRLAPGTLDAVHRAHLALCRSLTPQRCIVMEDAVTHNPRGDDAGSMRLLVDAQLAGTFGQRLDGRVAEAGGGLQSRRVTAEDVTRQVVDVEARLRAKQALSDRLLKLIRNGGGSVGDLVAAEKAYAEVQQELDAARSLRAELQRRVAMSALTIAYAVIPAGGVWAPVRTAFGQGGDSFAVSAAAAITFVIAATPWLVIVGPAIWLLILGWRRFRRWRANRSRA; encoded by the coding sequence ATGCGGCACCTGCTCTTCGTGCTCGCGCTGCTGCTCGCGGCCTGCAGCAGCCAGCCGGACGGCGGCAAGCTCGCCAGCTTCGACACGCAGGAAGCCGCCGCCAAGGACGGCGACGCACCGCAGATCGCCTACAGCTACGCACTCGCCTACCGCCTCGCCCCCGGCACGCTCGATGCGGTGCACCGCGCGCACCTCGCCTTGTGCCGCAGCCTCACGCCGCAGCGCTGCATCGTGATGGAGGATGCCGTCACGCACAATCCGCGCGGCGACGATGCCGGCAGCATGCGGCTGCTGGTCGACGCGCAGCTTGCCGGCACCTTCGGGCAGCGACTCGACGGTCGCGTGGCCGAGGCCGGCGGCGGGCTGCAATCGCGCCGTGTCACCGCCGAGGATGTGACCAGGCAGGTCGTCGACGTCGAGGCGCGGCTGCGCGCGAAGCAGGCGCTGTCCGACCGGCTGCTGAAACTGATCCGGAACGGCGGCGGCAGCGTCGGCGATCTCGTCGCCGCCGAGAAAGCCTATGCCGAGGTCCAGCAGGAACTCGATGCCGCACGTTCGCTGCGCGCCGAACTGCAGCGTCGCGTCGCGATGTCGGCGCTGACCATCGCCTATGCGGTCATCCCGGCCGGTGGCGTCTGGGCGCCGGTCCGCACCGCTTTCGGCCAGGGCGGCGATTCGTTCGCGGTCAGCGCGGCGGCGGCGATCACCTTCGTCATCGCCGCGACGCCGTGGCTGGTGATCGTCGGTCCGGCGATCTGGCTGCTGATCCTCGGCTGGCGGCGCTTCCGTCGCTGGCGCGCGAACCGGTCACGCGCGTGA
- the purC gene encoding phosphoribosylaminoimidazolesuccinocarboxamide synthase — MARRRQIYEGKAKILYEGPEPGTLIQYFKDDATAFNAQKKGTINGKGVLNNRISEHIFTLLDHIGVPTHFIRRLNMREQLIRQVEIVPIEVVVRNVAAGSLSKRLGIEEGVKLPRTILEYYYKDDALGDPMISDEHIAAFGWASQEEMHDIADLAIRVNDFLSGLFAGVGIRLVDFKLEFGRIWDNDYGRIILADEISPDGCRLWDMVSNEKLDKDRFRRDLGGEVEAYQEVARRLGLLPEGGDTAVLDLEEHRKSRGK; from the coding sequence ATGGCACGCAGGCGGCAGATCTACGAAGGCAAGGCGAAGATCCTCTACGAGGGTCCGGAGCCCGGCACGCTGATCCAGTATTTCAAGGACGACGCCACCGCCTTCAATGCCCAGAAAAAGGGCACGATCAACGGCAAGGGCGTGCTCAACAACCGTATCAGCGAGCATATCTTCACGCTGCTCGACCATATCGGCGTGCCGACGCACTTCATCCGCCGCCTCAACATGCGCGAACAGTTGATCCGGCAGGTCGAGATCGTACCGATCGAGGTCGTGGTCCGCAACGTCGCCGCCGGCTCGCTGTCGAAGCGGCTGGGGATCGAGGAGGGCGTGAAGCTGCCGCGCACGATCCTTGAATATTATTACAAGGACGACGCGCTCGGCGATCCGATGATCTCCGACGAACATATCGCCGCGTTCGGCTGGGCCAGCCAGGAGGAGATGCACGACATCGCCGATCTGGCGATTCGCGTGAACGACTTCCTCAGCGGGCTGTTCGCCGGCGTCGGAATCCGGCTGGTCGACTTCAAGCTGGAATTCGGCCGCATCTGGGACAACGACTACGGCCGCATCATCCTGGCGGACGAGATCAGCCCGGACGGTTGCCGCCTGTGGGACATGGTCTCCAACGAGAAGCTCGACAAGGATCGCTTCCGTCGCGATCTCGGTGGCGAGGTCGAGGCCTATCAGGAGGTCGCCCGCCGGCTCGGGCTGTTGCCCGAAGGCGGCGACACCGCGGTGCTCGACCTCGAAGAACATCGCAAGAGCCGCGGAAAGTAA
- the purS gene encoding phosphoribosylformylglycinamidine synthase subunit PurS has protein sequence MKLRIYVTLKPGVLDPQGKAIEHALAGLGFGGVHGARVGKLIELDVADETADADVDAMCRQLLANTVIENYRIERA, from the coding sequence ATGAAACTGCGCATCTACGTGACGCTGAAACCCGGCGTCCTCGACCCCCAGGGCAAGGCGATCGAACACGCGCTGGCCGGCCTCGGCTTCGGCGGCGTACACGGCGCGCGCGTCGGCAAGCTGATCGAGCTCGATGTCGCCGACGAGACCGCGGACGCGGACGTCGACGCGATGTGCCGGCAGTTGCTCGCCAACACCGTCATCGAGAATTACCGGATCGAGCGCGCGTGA
- the purQ gene encoding phosphoribosylformylglycinamidine synthase subunit PurQ — protein MKTAVIVFPGSNCDRDIAVALERATGTAPQMVWHRDTELPAGIGVIAVPGGFSYGDYLRSGALAARSPIMTAVREQAARGLKVLGVCNGFQVLTEAGLLPGALMRNAGLNFVCRDVALTIENAATAFTRGYRAGERVSFPVAHHDGNYVADPETLDRLEGEGQVAFRYAEPLNGSARDIAGIVSADGNVLGMMPHPERRIEPAHGGDDGQRMFAGLLETVGA, from the coding sequence GTGAAGACCGCCGTCATCGTCTTCCCCGGCTCCAACTGCGACCGCGACATCGCGGTGGCGCTGGAGCGGGCGACCGGCACCGCGCCGCAGATGGTGTGGCACCGCGATACCGAATTGCCCGCCGGAATCGGCGTTATCGCGGTACCAGGCGGCTTTTCCTACGGCGATTACCTGCGTTCCGGGGCACTGGCGGCGCGTTCGCCGATCATGACGGCGGTGCGCGAACAGGCCGCACGCGGGCTGAAGGTGCTCGGCGTCTGCAATGGTTTCCAGGTGTTGACCGAGGCCGGGCTGCTGCCGGGTGCGCTGATGCGCAACGCCGGGCTGAACTTCGTCTGCCGCGACGTCGCACTGACGATCGAGAACGCCGCCACCGCCTTCACGCGCGGCTATCGCGCTGGCGAGCGGGTCAGCTTTCCCGTCGCGCACCATGACGGAAATTACGTCGCCGATCCCGAGACCCTCGACCGACTCGAAGGCGAAGGCCAGGTCGCGTTCCGCTACGCCGAGCCGCTCAACGGAAGCGCGCGCGACATCGCCGGGATCGTCAGCGCCGATGGCAACGTGCTTGGCATGATGCCCCACCCCGAACGCCGTATCGAGCCGGCACACGGCGGCGACGACGGCCAGCGGATGTTCGCCGGCTTGCTGGAGACGGTCGGGGCGTAA
- a CDS encoding queuosine precursor transporter, with protein MAEVPRVTPVAADRVDGGRLRHYDLVMAAFVAILLLSNVLGAGKVAQVRLPGIGDWPFGAGILFFPVSYIIGDVLTEVYGYARARRVIWVGFAATLFMAVMAWVVVALPPAPDWRNQAAYETVFGQVPRIVFASMCAFWAGEFVNSYVLARMKVLSEGRHLWMRTIGSTIAGQAVDSLIFYPLAFWGAEGWTPHLVVVVLFTQWALKVGWEVLLTPLTYLVVGALKKAEGLDVYDRETDFTPFRTRV; from the coding sequence ATGGCGGAGGTTCCACGCGTAACGCCGGTCGCGGCGGACCGGGTAGATGGCGGACGGCTTCGCCACTACGACCTGGTGATGGCGGCGTTCGTCGCGATCCTGTTGCTGTCGAACGTGCTGGGCGCGGGCAAGGTGGCGCAGGTGCGGTTGCCCGGCATCGGTGACTGGCCGTTCGGCGCCGGTATCCTGTTCTTTCCCGTCAGCTATATCATCGGCGACGTGCTGACCGAGGTCTATGGCTATGCCCGCGCGCGGCGCGTGATCTGGGTCGGGTTCGCGGCGACTCTGTTCATGGCGGTGATGGCCTGGGTGGTCGTTGCGCTGCCGCCCGCCCCGGATTGGCGCAACCAGGCGGCGTACGAGACGGTGTTCGGGCAGGTGCCGCGGATCGTGTTCGCCAGCATGTGCGCGTTCTGGGCCGGGGAATTCGTCAATTCCTATGTGCTGGCACGCATGAAGGTGCTGAGCGAAGGGCGGCACCTGTGGATGCGGACGATCGGCTCGACCATTGCGGGGCAGGCGGTGGACAGCCTGATCTTCTATCCGCTGGCGTTCTGGGGCGCCGAAGGGTGGACTCCGCATCTGGTGGTCGTCGTGCTGTTCACGCAATGGGCGCTGAAGGTGGGGTGGGAAGTGCTGCTGACGCCGCTCACCTATCTGGTGGTGGGGGCGCTGAAGAAGGCGGAGGGGCTGGACGTATACGACCGCGAGACCGATTTCACGCCGTTCCGGACGCGGGTCTGA
- a CDS encoding GntP family permease — MILFSIVAALLVLIVLVTLRAPPFLAFVIAALFAALLLGVPLARIPGAIEKGIGDTIGPVVITIVLGAFLGKLIADSGAAQRIADTLIGLCGPSRLPIAMAATGFLVGIPLFYNVGFVLMVPLIFSIVRRAGLPAVHVGIPLLAGLSIAHGFLPPHPSPTAVVAQLNADLGVTLIYGLMVGIPTLAIAGPLFAMTLKGIATTASPLFDAATAARERALPGAFASFACALLPVVLIAGATALHYAPLAPATAAAIGFIGNPTIVLLLSIAVGMVALGRSAGLSRAEIMDGFGVAIRDIAPILLIIAGAGALKQVLVESGADKTLAAQLAQLPLPPLALGWLLACVIRIAVGSATVAGLSAGGLIQPVIVATGADANLMVLAIGAGSLMCSHVNDSGFWMFKEYFGLSLRDTFRSWSMMETLVGVFGLVFVLSLDAVLRAV, encoded by the coding sequence ATGATCCTGTTCTCGATCGTCGCGGCGCTGCTGGTATTGATCGTGCTGGTCACGTTGCGCGCGCCGCCTTTCCTGGCCTTCGTCATCGCCGCGCTGTTCGCCGCATTGCTGCTCGGCGTTCCGCTCGCGCGTATCCCGGGCGCGATCGAGAAGGGCATCGGCGACACGATCGGGCCGGTCGTGATCACGATCGTGCTGGGCGCGTTCCTCGGCAAGCTGATCGCCGACAGCGGTGCCGCGCAGCGGATCGCCGATACGCTGATCGGTCTGTGCGGTCCGTCGCGCCTGCCGATCGCGATGGCCGCGACCGGTTTCCTCGTCGGCATCCCGCTGTTCTACAATGTCGGTTTCGTCCTCATGGTGCCGCTGATCTTCTCGATCGTGCGCCGCGCGGGGTTGCCGGCGGTGCATGTCGGCATCCCGTTGCTGGCGGGCCTGTCGATCGCGCACGGTTTCCTGCCGCCGCATCCGTCCCCCACCGCAGTCGTGGCGCAGCTGAACGCCGACCTCGGCGTCACGCTGATCTATGGATTGATGGTCGGCATCCCGACGCTCGCGATCGCGGGTCCGCTGTTCGCAATGACCCTGAAGGGCATCGCAACCACGGCGTCGCCGCTGTTCGATGCGGCCACGGCCGCGCGTGAGCGGGCGCTGCCCGGCGCCTTTGCGAGCTTCGCCTGCGCGCTGTTGCCGGTGGTGTTGATCGCGGGGGCGACCGCGTTGCATTACGCCCCGCTCGCACCCGCCACCGCAGCGGCGATCGGCTTCATCGGAAACCCCACCATCGTCCTGCTGCTGTCGATCGCGGTCGGCATGGTTGCCCTGGGGCGGAGCGCCGGACTCTCGCGCGCCGAGATCATGGACGGCTTCGGGGTCGCGATCCGCGACATCGCGCCGATCCTGCTCATCATCGCAGGTGCGGGTGCGCTCAAGCAGGTGCTGGTGGAAAGCGGTGCCGACAAGACGCTGGCCGCGCAACTCGCGCAGCTGCCACTGCCGCCGCTCGCGCTGGGCTGGTTGCTGGCGTGCGTGATCCGCATCGCCGTCGGTTCGGCGACGGTGGCGGGGCTTTCCGCGGGCGGATTGATCCAGCCAGTGATCGTCGCCACCGGCGCCGACGCCAATCTGATGGTGCTGGCGATCGGGGCGGGCAGCCTGATGTGCAGCCATGTGAATGACTCGGGCTTCTGGATGTTCAAGGAATATTTCGGGCTGTCGCTACGCGACACGTTCCGGTCGTGGTCGATGATGGAAACGCTGGTCGGCGTGTTCGGACTGGTCTTCGTTCTGTCGCTCGACGCTGTCCTGCGCGCTGTCTAG